From uncultured Pseudodesulfovibrio sp.:
ATCACTGATAACCGTTATGGCCCCTTTCGTATCATGTTGACGAATACCTTCAATGGCACCGATGGCCGAAACACCATTTCCTACAATAACGTAATTCATACTAAACTCCTCTGCGCCCAAAATTCACAACATTAACAATTATGACAATAAAACGCCTCTTTTTGGGGTTGGACAGACTATCTACACATTTTTTAGTAAAAAATCCACTTCGACAATTAAAACAACCGTTTTAGATTAATATATTGAAATATTTGATTAAATATGAAAGTGAAAAATTTGCAAGAACCGAGAAGAACCGTTAACTAAAGCACCTCCCATTTACTCTAAACAAGAGATAAGCAAATCGTGAGCATTCAGGGAAATAAAGTACTCATTGCCAACAGGGGCGAAATAGCTGTTCGGATCATGGAAGCATGTTCCGATTTAGGCGTTCAGTTTGTCGCTCTGTATACAGAAGAAGATTCACAGTCCGGTCATATTGATGTTGCCAAAAGACTGGGCGGCGAAAAATCACTCTACCGCATTCATAACTATCTTGATGCCGGTGATATCCTTTCCGTAGCCGATGAATCTGGTGCAACCGCTGTCCATCCGGGATACGGATTCTTTTCGGAAAACTACCGTTTTGCCAGACGGGTAGTAGAACGAGATCGTCCCATGACCTTTATTGGTCCTTCATGGGAAGTTATTCGCGACCTTGGCGACAAGATTAATACCAAACGACTAGCACGCAAAATTGGGGTACCGACTGTCCCCGGTTCCGACCGTGCAATATATGATGAAATGGAAGCTGAAGCTATTGCCGAGAGCCTCTTTGAATTCCAGACGAAAATGGGCATTTCTCGTCCGGTCGTTTTGGTAAAGGCATCCGCCGGCGGCGGAGGCATGGGCATCGATGAAGTCGAAGACATGGCTCGTTTCAGACAAACCTACCGTCGAATTCGCAACTACTCGCTTCGTACATTTAATGATGAAGGCGTCCTTATTGAACAGCGCGTATTTAACTTCAATCATCTTGAAGTACAGATAGCTTCAGACCGAACCGGTATCAACCCAGTACACTTCGGGACTCGTAATTGCTCCGTTCAAAGTCCGGGTCTGCAAAAACGAATTGAAGTTGCCCCCGGATTCCGACCTGAAGATCTGCAATACAGTTTTGATGCCCAGAAGCTAATGGATGACATTACTGAATATTCCCTCTCGATCGCTCGCGAAATCAAATACGACAATGTCGGTACATGGGAATGGATTGTAACCCCCAATGGCGAGCCCTTTCTTATGGAAGTGAATACTCGTATTCAGGTGGAAAACGGCGTTTCGGCTTGCATCGCTTCAACGCAGGGCAACAAGGACGTCAATCTCATTCGTGAACAAATTCGCATCGGCCTTGGTGAGGATCTCGGTTATACGCAGGATGACGTTTCCTTTGACGGCGTCAGCATTGAATACCGCCTCATCGCTGAAGACACGACTCAAGGCTTCACTCCATGGGTTGGCAAGATTGAAGAACTAAAATGGACCGCCTGCGACTGGTTGAGCATGCATACGCATGTTCCTTTAGATCGAACATACCAAATCCCCACAGAATACGACCCCAACCTGGCATTGGCCATTATTTGGGGCAAGGATTTGGAAGAGGCAAAGAAACGCGGTCTGGAATTCTTGAACGACCTGAAACTCAACGGCGGGGACTCAAGCGGTGCTGGCATGAAGTCCAACATTCCCTTCCTCATTGAGAAAACAGAAAATTTGCTTGAATTCTAATACTATGAATATAGAAAAGAAATTGCAGGGACTTCAGGAACGGGTTAATTATGCCCGCGATATCCTTGGCGGCGCTCCCCGGCCTGAGTTGGATGCTTTTACCACGGAAATCAGTTCGTTCTCCGAAAAAAACAATGACCTGTCCGAAGAGTTAAAAAATCGGGCACTGGACTCATTGGACGCTCGATTGATTGCCATGGAATCCGCCATCGACACGCAGCTTACAGCCATGGATAAGGTGCGAATTGTTCGTCATCCTCAACGTGCATGCCTCAAGGATATCCTTGAAAACGTCTACGATAACTACACTGAAATCGGTGGGCAAGACGAACATTCTATTGACCCCGGCATGCTTATCGCCAGAGCGTACATCACTCGGCGTCGTGGCAAAAAGATCATTAACCAGCCGGTTATGGTTGTGGGGCAAGAAAAAGGCCACGGCGAAGAATTTCGTAATGGTGGCTCCATCAAACCATGGGGCAACAGCAAGGCCTTGAAGTACATGAAGGTTGCTGCTCGGGAACAAATCCCCATCCATGCCTACGTGAATACGCCCGGCTCTTACCCTGTTGAAGATTTCCCGGGTGCAGCCCAGCAAATAGCTGAAAATATATATGAAATGGCAGGGCTTCCTGTTCCCATTATCGCCATCTTTTCAGAAGGCGGTTCCGGTGGCGCAGAAGCCATCGGCATGGCTGACAAACGTCTGATGCTTTCCCATGGATATTATTCAGTCATTTCTCCCGAAGGAGCTGCTGCCATTGAAGGCCGTATCCGAGGCTCTCAACGTGCACCTGTTGAGCTTATTGAATCCTGTGCATTGGCACAACGCATCACAGCTCAGGACAACCTGAAAAATGGTTACATTGATGAGATCATAGAAGAACCGCCGCTCGGTGCTCGCGCCGATCATTTCGACTTCTACAAACAAGTTCGAGAACAAATTGTCCGCGCCACAGATGAAGTGGCTCTTGGCGTTCGTGGCGTTCGTTTATTTCGTGCCATGGCCATGCGTCACTTCAAGCGACATACGGATATTATCGTTCGCTGGTCCCTCAATGAAACCGCACGAGAACGCCTGATTGCCAAACGCTTCAAAAAATACCGCAAACTCGCTCAGCATGCTTATCAAGACAATCGATCCTTGATGGATAAACTGACTGCAACGAGTTCCGGCATCGTTTCCAACACTTCAAGCCTGCTCGTGTACGGATTGGTTAAACCCTTCCGTCAGCGTATTGGGCGTATTGTGGAAGAAGCTACTGATGAAATTCATGTCGTCACCGGCAAGGTCGATTCCGTTGTAAAGACAGTGCTCAAAAAAGTGGGCATCAAGGCTGAAGGTGACAAACAGAAGGAAATGGAGCTGACGGGGCTGTCTACAACACAAGAAACAGAGCCTACGGTAACCAATGATAATGGTTATATAAGCCCTCAAGCTAATATCGACAGAGAAGTTACTTGCCCGCACGCCTCAAAGCGTGGTTGTCTCGATATTTGGGCTAAAGATTTGTTTATTGATTTCGCCGGTGTCTGCCCTCATTGTGGTTACAACTTTCCAATGGAATACCAGTGGTATCTGCATAACCTCTTTGATAAAGGCTCTTTGCGTGAATTCAACCGCGACATCGCGGCAGGCAATCCCACGAAATTCCCGAACTTCGACGCACGCGTTGACGCTGCCAAGGAAAAAACAGGCCTGCAATCAAGCTGCATGACGTTCAATGCTAGTCTTGAAGGGATTAATGTCACCTGCGCTACATTGATCGCAAACTTCCGAGGCGGCTCAGTGGGCGCAGCCGAGGGCGAGAAGTTCATTCGCGCTCTGGAACTGGCACAGACAAAACATCAACCGTTTCTCGCCTATGTACACGGCACAGCGGGTATTCGCATTCAGGAAGGCGTTAACGGCCTTATTCAAATGCCACGCTGCACAATGGCGGTCCGTAAGTATATTGAAGAAGGTGGACTGTATATTGTGCTGTACGATACCAACTCGTATGCCGGTCCAGTTGCATCCTTCCTTGGATGTTCTCCGTACCAATACGCAGTCCGTTCCTCACGCTTGGGCTTTGCTGGCCCCGGTGTTATCAAGGAAACCACAGGCATTGAAATACCACCCGACTACCACAATTGCTACAAAGGCCTTTCCCGAGGTCACATTCAAGGCGTGTGGAGCCGTAAGGACATTCGTAAAAATCTGCATCAGGCTTTCCTGACAATTGGTGGACGCAACCTCTATTATAGGTAGCTTTTCACCCTTCTATTACCTGCATTAGGCAGCCTCTTCGGAGGCTGCCTTTTTTTTAATCCAAAAAATAACGACACTGTAACGTGGTGGTAACTTCCATTTTACTTGAGGGTGTAGAAAAAGACTGGTCTTATTTGTTATTGGTAATAATTTCTGCATATTTACCTCTACAGAATTAACATGCGAGAAACACCATGCTTCCTGAAAAGATCAAAGCCCTATTTTCAGATAAAACAGAGGATGCAATGCACCTTAAACTCCCCGAGTATGTACTGACAGATTTCAAATTGGATACAATTCATACCCAAACACTCGTTCTCATTACAATCAGGGACTATTTTACTCTTCGAGAAATGTACGGCCAAAGTTTTGTTGATCATTTAGAAAATGAGCTCAAGGCGTCTTTGCAGCAAACAGCAAAAAACAACAACACAAACTCCATTCAAACGAATAAAATAGGTCCTGGTGTTACGGCTTTTCTCGTTCCGCAAGACAGCAACCCTGCTGATATTGCCTATGGATACAAGGGGCAGGCTCGAATGGCTCTTGGAGCTATAATGCTTCGCCATACAGGTATCGGCATTGATCTTGGAATGGGGTTCGCTTCTGTGCCCTGCAATCAGCAAGAAAAATGTACCACGATTATCACACAAGCTCTTAGAGATGCCCGTCGAATGGAAAGTCGACCACTGGATATGAAGAATCTTTCCATCAACACTCGTTTCAACACCATTCTCACGCAAAAACTGATATCAGCCCATTATCAACCCATTTATGACTTTCGCACCAGCACGACCTTAGGTTGGGAGGCTCTTGCTCGTGGACCGAAAGGCTCTTCTTTCCGCTCCCCTTTTATGCTTTTTGAAACGGCTGAAGAACTTGGTCGCCTTTTTGCCCTGGAAAAACTATGTAGGGAAGTTGCTGTCAACAATGTTGGCACATTATCAGAACAACAAAAACTGTTTCTAAACATCCATCCAAAAACAATGGCCGATCCACTCTTCTCTCCCGGTCATACCCGTGAACTTTTGGAGAAAGCCCAATTAACCCCAGATAACATTGTTTTTGAAATAACCGAACGCCATAGTGTCCAGGACTTTGATCTCTTTTACAGGGCATTAGACCATTACCGCAATCAAGGCTTTCAAATTGCCGTGGACGATGCAGGAGCCGGTTATGCGGGATTATCGCTCATTGCTGAACTTCAACCAGATTACATCAAACTAGATAAATCACTCATCGACGACATTCATAAAGACCCGGTAAAACGTGCATTGGTAGAAACCACCGTCACTTTTGCCGACAAGATAGGTTCCCGAATTATTGCTGAAGGTATCGAATACAAGGCACAAGCACTTTGCCTCAAAGATATAGGCGTTCATTGCGGCCAAGGTTTTTTTCTTGCAAGACCGGCGTATCCGAAGCCTCGGGTCGGCGACGAATGTAAGAATCTGAAAGCTGTCCGTGACATTTCATCCAACATCACCTGCTCTCGCCCTGTCGGAGACCTCGCGGAGACACCCCATCCAGAGGGGCTTGACTGTAGGGTCTCACAAGTTCATAAATTTTTTCGAAAAAACAATCAATTTAGCAGTATTGTCATAGTTGAAGACAATATTCCACGAGGAATCCTCATGGAATATCACCTCAATCGTCAACTTTCATCTCAGTATGGAATAGCCCTTTACCACAAACGCTCCATAGCTTCGATCATGGATGACAGGCCGCTTGTTGTGGACATGGAAACCCCCGTTGAGCAGGCAGCTCGTTCTGCCATGCAACGGGAACACTTCAAGACCTACGATGATATCATCGTGACCAAAAAAGGGAAGCTCTACGGAGTGGTCACGGTGCAAGCTCTACTCAATGCTTTGGCCGAAATTCAGGTTGAAATGGCCAAAGGAACCAATCCTCTCACCGGCTTACCGGGCAATGTCGCCATAGAACAGGAAGTGGAACGTCGTATTAAACAAAAAGAAAGTTTCAGCATCATCTACGGCGATCTTGACCATTTCAAGGTGTACAACGACACCTATGGATTTAAAAATGGTGACAGAATAATCAAATTGGCGGCAGATATCATGTCTTGGGCCATGAAAAAACATGCACCGCAGGATGCCCAACTCTGTCACATCGGCGGCGATGATTTTGTGCTCATTACCACACCGGAATCCGTTAATAGGATATGCAAATCCATAACTCGCTGTTTCGGACGGTTGGTTCACCAATGTTATTGTGCAGATGATCGCGCACGAGGTTGGATCAAAGCCAAAGGAAGAGATGGTAAAAAAAGGGAATACCCTTTAGTTACCATCTCCTTAGGTGTTATTGAGATTTTCGGTCAATGTTCGCTCATGGAGATCGGGGAACGGGCCGCGCACATCAAAAAATACGCAAAATCCATTTCCGGAAACTCCGTGGCTATTGATCGACGTTCCGCAATCGGAAGTGATTCAACGATTCTTATAGAGCAAAAATAGACCTGAGTCTTACCGAGTCAATTTACGAAACTTAAGTCGGTGAGGCTGACTGGCATCTGCGCCGAGACGTTTCTTTCTGTCAGCATCATAATCGCTATAATTCCCTTCCACCATGACCACTTTGGAATCCCCCTCAAAGGCAAGGATATGCGTGGCAACTCGATCAAGGAACCAGCGGTCATGGCTGATGACCAGAACACAACCGGCGAAGTTTTCCAGACCATCTTCCAAAGCACGCATGGTATTTACGTCCAGATCGTTGGTCGGTTCATCAAGAAGCAGGACGTTGGCACCGGATTTCAACATCTGGGCCATGTGCACTCTGTTCCGCTCACCGCCTGACAGGACGTCAACATTTTTTTGCTGATCCTGACCGGCAAAGTTAAAACGAGAGCAGTAGGCACGAGCATTCATCTCGCGCTCTCCGAGTTTGATAAACTCAGCTCCGCCGCTGATGATTTCGTAAACGCTTTTACCCGGAGTCAGAGAATTACGATTCTGATCGGCATAAGCCAATTCAACGGTTGAACCGATAGTCATTGTGCCGGAATCAGGTTGTTCATCGCCAACGATCATCTTGCATAAAGTAGATTTACCTGCGCCGTTAGGACCGATAATCCCCACGATGGCATTGGGGGGGAGGATGAAATTAACATCTTCCATAAGCAATTTATCGCCCATGGATTTTGTGACATTCTCGGCCACGACAACCTGTTTTCCAAGATGTGGTCCCGGTGGGATATAAATTTGCAGATCATCTGCCAGACGTTCGCTCTCATGGCTGATCATTGATTCATACGCATTAATACGCGCTTTGGACTTGGCTCGACGTCCTTTTGGAGACATACGAATCCATTCCAGTTCCCGTTGCAAGGTCTTTTGACGATCTGCTTCCTGCTTGCCTTCCTGAGAAAGGCGATTCTGCTTCTGATCAAGCCAGGAAGAATAATTCCCCTTCCAAGGAATACCACGACCTCGATCGAGTTCCAAAATCCAACCAGCCACGTTGTCGAGAAAATACCTGTCATGAGTTACAGCAATGACGGTACCGGGAAAACTGGACAGAAATTGTTCCAGCCATGCAACAGAATCCGCATCAAGATGGTTGGTAGGCTCGTCCAACAGCAAGATATCAGGTGACTGAAGCAACAGACGACACAAGGCCACACGACGTTTTTCACCACCAGAAATTACGGATACAGACGTGTCGCCCGGAGGGCACCGTAGGGAATCCATAGCCATTTCAAGCTTGGAATCAATATCCCACGCGCCCTTGGCATCCATGAGTTCCTGTACTTTGCCTTGCTTTTCAATGAGAGCGTCCATTTCGTCGGCTTCCATGGGTTCAGCAAATTTTTCGTTGATCTCATTGTATTCACGGATAATATCCATGACTTCGCCAACACCCTCTTCCACTACTTCACGAACGGTACGCTCTTCATTCTGGAGAGGCTCCTGTTCAAGGTAGCCGACAGTAAATCCATCCTTGACCTGTATTTCGCCTTCAAAGGCAGTGTCCACACCGGCCAAAATCTTCAATAAGGAAGATTTACCAGAGCCGTTCAGACCAAGCACGCCGATCTTGGCGCCATAGAAGTAGGACAGAGAAACATTTTTCAATACTTCCCTTTGCCCGTGACGCTTGGTCACTTTATACATGGAATAAATAATCTTATCGGGTTCGTTGCTCATTGATACCTCGTTAAAAATGAAAATATGCGGAACGGTGACTAGGTATACGACTGTACCACCGCTTTCAAGTCGTTTCTGTCATACTCATGGACAGCAAGCCTGCCTTGAACGGAAAATACGGGCCGATCATTTTGATACAACACTCCCAGCGGGATACGTTCGCCAAATTCGTCGCTCTTTTCCATGGCCGCTCCCCAATTGGTCGGATCATGATCTTCCAAAAAATACGTTCGTTCCTTATACCATGAAAATGTATTGATTTTATTAAAGGAAACACATGGTTGCAAAATATCAACCAAAGAAAAACCTGTGTGATTAACAGCTTCGGTGATGACGGCAGCCAAGTGATCAGGCTCACCAGAAAAAGCCCGCGCCACAAAGTTGGCCTTCATTGACACAGCAGTACTCACCGGGTTGAAGGCTTCTGACTGCGCGCCGTTAGGTTGTGCTTTGGTTACATGGCCGCGCCCAGTTGTCGGGCTAGCTTGTCCTTTGGTCAAACCATAAATCTGATTGTTATGCACCAACATGGTGATATCCAGATTACGCCGGATAGCTGCGAGGAAATGATTGCCCCCTTCACCATAGGTACAACCGTCGCCCGAGACGCAAATAACGTTCATTTCGGGATTCGCCATTTTCATGCCCTGCGCCACTGGCAAAGACCGACCATGCAGACCATTGAACATGTGACAGTTCAGATAATGAGGCATCTTGGCGGCTTGCCCAATACCAGAGGAAATTATCACCTCGTGAGGCGCGATATCCATACCCGTCAAAGCCTTTTTCAAGCTCGAAAGGATGGAGAAATTACCGCAACCGGGGCACCATGTCGTTTCGAATTGACCGTAATCTTCGATGGAAACCATATCCCTACTCCATGGTCTTGATAATGTTGTCCAAACCGGCAAGTACATACTCAGATGTCATGGGCCGTCCGTCAAAACGTAAAATGTACTCCCGAATCATAAATCCGGTTTCCTGAGCGATAAGTTTGGCAAATTGGCCGGTGGCATTGCCTTCCACTGTGACGACCATGCCTGACTCCTCAAGATAATCAATAAACGTATCCTCAAGAAGCGGCCAAACCTGTTTAAAATGCAACACACCAATGCTCTTGCCTAAGTCCGCGGTATCCATAGCGTCTAGACACGCTCCAAGGGTGGAGCCCCATGAAACAAGCAAAATATCCGGCTTATCTTCTCCATAATAATCGGGCTCAATCACTTCATCCCAAAGACTGTATTCTTTGTTCAACCGCTTGGTGTTTTGCATCATTCGGTTGAGGCCATCCTCGGTGATTATCGTATTCTCATCGTGTTCATGGGAATCAGCCCGCACCAACGCTTTGGTGGAACCCGGCACCAATCGGGGCGACACACCATCTTCTGTCAATTGATACCGCTTGTAATCACCTTCATCGACATCAAGCATCGGGCGAGCTGTTTGAGGTAAATTTTCAATGTCAAAAGGCTTTAGAGAACGATAGGAATCCGCCAGATATTGATCGGATAATATAAAAACCGGCGTCTGAAACTGCTCGGCCAAATCAAAAGCCCTATGTGTCAAATAAAAGCATTCTTCCGGGTCTGCCGGAGCAAACACGGCTCGTGGAAATTCTCCGTGCCCGGCATAAAGCACCAGATTGAGGTCTCCCTGCTCGGTCCGAGTCGCCATGCCTGTTGCTGGTCCGGGGCGCTGTACCACGACACAAACCAATGGAGTTTCAGAGACACCAGCCAGGCTCACACCTTCAACCATAAGCGCAAACCCGCCGCCCGAAGTAGTGACTATGGCTTTGGCTCCGGTAAAAGATGCTCCGATAGCCATGTTGACAGCCGCGATCTCATCTTCGACCTGCTCATACATCAAACCAAGTGGGCCGCCCTTCTCGATGAGTGACATGGCAACCGTCGTAGCAGGCGTCATGGGGTAAAATGACAAGAAGTTACACCCAGCGGCCAAGGCTCCAAGAGCAATAGCTTCGTTGCCATTGACCATAATTTGCTTGCCATTTTCTTCGGGTGGCGCAAGACATGGGAAATCGCACTTTTGCGATGCCACCCAAGTGTATGCAGCTTGAAGTACATCAATATTTGCCTGCACAACTTCATCGCCTTTCTTGGCAAATGCTTCAGAAAGGAGTTGTTCCAAAATCTTAATGTCATGACATACGACCGCACCAAGCACACCGAGAGCCACCGTATTGTAGAACAACGGCTTGGACGCCAACTCTTTGAAAGGAATACGCAAGGCGTTAAAACCTTCTGTATCAATATCATCACCAGCAACAACTATTGCATCAGGATTAAGTCTTGCTTGATGAAGCTCCAAGGTCTCGGCATTGAGGGCCACCAAAATATCAATGGCCTCGGTGGGGCCGACAATGGGGTCTGGGCCAAGCCGAATGGCAAAAGTGTTATGCCCTCCACGCACTCGTGACATGTATTTCTGATTGACCAACAAATGGTAGCCGGACCGAGTGACGCCCTTGGACAAAAGACGACCTATGGTAGCCAATCCCTGCCCTGCCGCGCCGCCGATAACGATATTGATACTTGTGTCTGCCATAATTTCCTCGTGGCTGAGACCGAAAAAAACCGGAAGGGGCAAATCCCTTCCGGCACATTAGACTTAAGTTCTACGCATTTGCCGGAGGTGTGAAAACCCGGGTGGCCAAGTCTCGATCCAGCATAAACAGTCCGCCGCCGTCACCGACCATTTTCATTTTGCCGACGATGTCGCCCACAGTGTCTTCTTCTTCCACCTGTTCAGCGATAAACCATTGCAAGAAGATGCCCACAGCGTGATTCTTTTCTTCAACAGCCAGATTGGCCAGATCATTAATCCGAGCAGTAACACCCTGCTCATGACTCAAAGCTTCCTCAAAAGCCGCCAATGGGGATTCCCACGAATATTCAGGAGCTTCAATGGTGCCGAGTTTGGCATGTCCGCCAGCTTCGTTGATATAATCAAAGAACTTCATGGCATGAAACATTTCTTCCTGATACTGCGCGTACATCCATTTTGAAATACCGGACATTCCCACCTGTGAAAAATGGGAAGACATAGAAAGATAGATGTGAGCGGAGTAGATTTCCCAATTCATCTGCGCGTTAAGCGCATCTTCCATTTTTTCGCTGAGCATAACTTACGTCTCCTTGGCTTTGTTATCATCTTGATTCCGAGCGTGTAATCATTCGTCGCCCGTCACGTACGCAAGACACAATGATAATCATTGTGAATGAAAAAACCAGTGTATAATCCACCATTTTTTCAATTGTTTTGCAACTGATGAAAAGACTGTTGCAAATACTAATATAACCTGTTTTCGGAAAAGATAGTCCGTATCCGATGGTCAAGATGGGTATGCCGCTTTCCTGCCGTGGCATTATTCAATCCAATCTGAAAAGCTCGATCCGAGCCGATAAGCACAGCCAATTCCCTCGCCCGCGTCAAACCGGTATACAACAAATTTCGTTGCAATAGCATATAATGCTGGGTCACGATTGGCATCACCACAGCGGGATATTCACTTCCCTGCGATTTATGCACGCTCACAGCATATGCCAATCCAAGTTCATCCAACTCGCTGGACTCGATGTGCACAAAATTACCATCGAACTCTATAAGCAATTCATGAGAATCTTCATCCACTTCAATAATCCACCCAAGATCGCCATTAAAGACTTCCTTGTCATAATTATTTTTAAGCTGGATGACACGATCTCCTTCTCGATACGTCACATACTTTCGTTCAAGTTCCCGCTTTCCGCCCGGAGGATTCAAACGTTTCTGCAAGGCAAGATTCAAAGCCTGCGTACCGACGTCTCCCTTGTGCATGGGAGTAAGAACCTGAATATCTCGAAGCGGGTCCAAACCATACCGTTTGGGGATACGATCACACACGCTGTCGAGTATGAGCTTTTGAACCTTGAGCGTATTTTCCTGTGGTATCCAGTAGAAATCCGCTTCCGGGGCCTGACACGGGTGCTGACGCGGAAACTGTCCGTTGTTAATCCGGTGGGCATTGACAACGATAAAACTTTCTTGCGCCTGTCTGAAAATATGGGTCAAAACAGCGCACGGTATTTTGTGCGAATCAATCAAATCGCCAAGAACATTTCCCGGCCCGACACTGGGAAGCTGGTTGACATCTCCTACCAGAATCAAGCGACAGGTATGCGGCAACGCGCGTAGAATCGCCACAAATAACTGCGCATCCACCATGCTCGCTTCATCAACGACCAACACGTCCGCCTTGAGCTTTTGATCCTCGCAATAATGAAAACCGCCGTCCGGTTGATATTGCAAAAGTCGGTGCAATGTCTTGGAGGGATGCCCAGTCGCCTCGGCCATACGTTTGGCTGCCCTGCCCGTCGGAGCCGCCTGTTTAATCTTGAGGCCCAGTTCTTTCAAAGTGAGCATGATCGCCTTGGTAATCGTTGTTT
This genomic window contains:
- a CDS encoding 2-oxoacid:acceptor oxidoreductase subunit alpha gives rise to the protein MADTSINIVIGGAAGQGLATIGRLLSKGVTRSGYHLLVNQKYMSRVRGGHNTFAIRLGPDPIVGPTEAIDILVALNAETLELHQARLNPDAIVVAGDDIDTEGFNALRIPFKELASKPLFYNTVALGVLGAVVCHDIKILEQLLSEAFAKKGDEVVQANIDVLQAAYTWVASQKCDFPCLAPPEENGKQIMVNGNEAIALGALAAGCNFLSFYPMTPATTVAMSLIEKGGPLGLMYEQVEDEIAAVNMAIGASFTGAKAIVTTSGGGFALMVEGVSLAGVSETPLVCVVVQRPGPATGMATRTEQGDLNLVLYAGHGEFPRAVFAPADPEECFYLTHRAFDLAEQFQTPVFILSDQYLADSYRSLKPFDIENLPQTARPMLDVDEGDYKRYQLTEDGVSPRLVPGSTKALVRADSHEHDENTIITEDGLNRMMQNTKRLNKEYSLWDEVIEPDYYGEDKPDILLVSWGSTLGACLDAMDTADLGKSIGVLHFKQVWPLLEDTFIDYLEESGMVVTVEGNATGQFAKLIAQETGFMIREYILRFDGRPMTSEYVLAGLDNIIKTME
- a CDS encoding ferritin, with the protein product MLSEKMEDALNAQMNWEIYSAHIYLSMSSHFSQVGMSGISKWMYAQYQEEMFHAMKFFDYINEAGGHAKLGTIEAPEYSWESPLAAFEEALSHEQGVTARINDLANLAVEEKNHAVGIFLQWFIAEQVEEEDTVGDIVGKMKMVGDGGGLFMLDRDLATRVFTPPANA
- a CDS encoding ATP-dependent RecD-like DNA helicase; this translates as MSDDQLSYLSGAEVQTVIYHNKENGYTIARVRVKDEPGQTTIVGTLGELAAGASLDLHGKWLMHPKFGRQFEVSTFEQTRPATENGVIRFLQSSIKGVGEKTATRLVEEFGIEVLDILDDDPEKLLKVRGISKKKLVDIIESWGKQREIKNLLVFLQTHNVPTTFAGKIFHLYGAQAERKLRENPYDLAYEIRGVGFRTADQMAMKLGFDHDCAQRLEAALAYTMLTSCERGGHLFLPKPKLLEDVARMLDTSDIEKLELALYSLEEKKRIRIEDLSEQNISEAVYLMYFYHYENESTQRLYQLVSHPTPVSRKKIDKTLPRVEETLGFTLSDEQREAVFEACSNKVFIITGGPGTGKTTITKAIMLTLKELGLKIKQAAPTGRAAKRMAEATGHPSKTLHRLLQYQPDGGFHYCEDQKLKADVLVVDEASMVDAQLFVAILRALPHTCRLILVGDVNQLPSVGPGNVLGDLIDSHKIPCAVLTHIFRQAQESFIVVNAHRINNGQFPRQHPCQAPEADFYWIPQENTLKVQKLILDSVCDRIPKRYGLDPLRDIQVLTPMHKGDVGTQALNLALQKRLNPPGGKRELERKYVTYREGDRVIQLKNNYDKEVFNGDLGWIIEVDEDSHELLIEFDGNFVHIESSELDELGLAYAVSVHKSQGSEYPAVVMPIVTQHYMLLQRNLLYTGLTRARELAVLIGSDRAFQIGLNNATAGKRHTHLDHRIRTIFSENRLY